ATTGGGGGCAGTGTTCTTGCTCAGATACCACCTGTAGCAGAGCAGATGCCTGTAAGTGAAACAACAATCTCTCAGGTTAATGTACTGTTTGTCAACCCAAGTGCTGGAGATGACACAGCAGGTAAAGGTAGTGAAAGCGCACCTCTGAAGACGATTACCCATGCTTTAAAGCTGGCTAACCCTGGCACAGTAATTAAATTAACTCCCGGTAATTACAGTGAACAAACCGGGGAGATGTTTCCGTTGATGCTCAAACCCGGTGTTTCGATTCAAGGAGATACCACGAGTAAAGGGCAGGGAATCATCATTCAAGGTGGCGGACAGTTTCTCAGCCGCAGTTTTGGGGGACAGAACGTCACCATCGTTGGTGCTAATCAAGCAGGCTTAACAGGAGTAACCGTAAGTAATCCTAACCCCCGTGGTTATGGTTTGTGGATTGAATCAAGTAATCCAGTTATTAGTGAAAATACTTTTACAGGCAGTACTCAGGATGGGATTTCTGTCACTGGTAATAGTGCTGCCACAATCACCAAAAACTATTTTTATCGTAATGGAGCCAATGGCATCACCATCGGCGGTACTTCCCCTGCTCAGGTAAGAGAAAATGTATTTGCAGAAACCGGGTTTGGCATCAACGTTGCTCAAAATGCCGTGCCAACTTTGGTAAGCAATCAAATTCAAAATAATCGCTCAGGGGTGATTGTCCAGGCCAACGCTCGTCCCATTTTGCGGAATAATTTAATTCAAGGTAGTAAAGAAGATGGCTTAGTAGCGATCGCTCAAGCAATGCCAGATTTAGGTAATGCTACTGAAGCAGGCGGTAATCAATTCAGCAACAACGCTAGATATGACATCAATGCTAACGCCGCCAAACAGTTAATTGTGGCAGTTGGTAACACAATAGATAATAAACGGATTGCTGGTAAGGTATCCCTCAACGCTCAGGATGCAGCTGTAGCTACTACATCTAGTAATGTGTTATCCCCTATCCCCAGTAACCAAGAAATTACTTTTACTGCCCCTACCGCATCTAATAATACTAATCGACCTA
Above is a genomic segment from Nostoc sp. MS1 containing:
- a CDS encoding DUF1565 domain-containing protein, yielding MPVSETTISQVNVLFVNPSAGDDTAGKGSESAPLKTITHALKLANPGTVIKLTPGNYSEQTGEMFPLMLKPGVSIQGDTTSKGQGIIIQGGGQFLSRSFGGQNVTIVGANQAGLTGVTVSNPNPRGYGLWIESSNPVISENTFTGSTQDGISVTGNSAATITKNYFYRNGANGITIGGTSPAQVRENVFAETGFGINVAQNAVPTLVSNQIQNNRSGVIVQANARPILRNNLIQGSKEDGLVAIAQAMPDLGNATEAGGNQFSNNARYDINANAAKQLIVAVGNTIDNKRIAGKVSLNAQDAAVATTSSNVLSPIPSNQEITFTAPTASNNTNRPNQRVVRTQGNSQLPALVSADSPLTVPRYNQQPPVPIPNEATNREIPANIPTATSRTKLTPVPTVRTETAQLNYVQVDPHTIEFVAPQAPQSEQIVKTQTAPPSTSEDTNILPVPTSNIPLGNTRNMQRVSAPQTTTTAYGGNYLSTNTAASVRYRVVVEATNDREQEIVKSLAPEAFSTIWQGRRVMQVGVFSDRSNADEMQRILSSSGLRTIVEPLN